The proteins below come from a single Portunus trituberculatus isolate SZX2019 chromosome 2, ASM1759143v1, whole genome shotgun sequence genomic window:
- the LOC123501916 gene encoding crustacean hyperglycemic hormone-like isoform X1 yields MQSIKSVCQVSLVAACIIFTLPWTQARSAEGFGRMGRLLASLKADSLTPMQGYGTETGHPLEKRQIYDSSCKGVYDRAIFSELEHVCDDCYNLYRTSRVASGCRSNCYSNMVIRQCMEDLLLMDNFEEYARKIQMVGKK; encoded by the exons ATGCAATCCATCAAATCC gTATGCCAAGTGAGCCTGGTGGCAGCATGCATCATTTTCACACTGCCCTGGACACAAGCACGGTCGGCAGAAGGCTTTGGAAGAATGGGCAGACTGCTGGCGTCCCTCAAGGCTGACTCTTTGACCCCCATGCAAGGCTACGGGACAGAGACAGGGCACCCATTGGAAAAGAGACAGATTTACGACTCATCCTGCAAGGGGGTGTATGACAGGGCCATATTCAGCGAGTTGGAGCATGTCTGTGATGACTGCTACAACCTCTACAGAACCTCCAGAGTGGCTAGTGGCTGCAG ATCAAACTGCTACAGCAACATGGTCATCCGGCAATGCATGGAAGACCTGCTGCTGATGGACAACTTTGAAGAATACGCCCGGAAAATACAGATGGTCGGCAAGAAGTAA
- the LOC123501916 gene encoding crustacean hyperglycemic hormones-like isoform X2, which yields MQSIKSVCQVSLVAACIIFTLPWTQARSAEGFGRMGRLLASLKADSLTPMQGYGTETGHPLEKRQIYDSSCKGVYDRAIFSELEHVCDDCYNLYRTSRVASGCRQNCFENDLFEECVFELMLPDEMFLIRDAIRG from the exons ATGCAATCCATCAAATCC gTATGCCAAGTGAGCCTGGTGGCAGCATGCATCATTTTCACACTGCCCTGGACACAAGCACGGTCGGCAGAAGGCTTTGGAAGAATGGGCAGACTGCTGGCGTCCCTCAAGGCTGACTCTTTGACCCCCATGCAAGGCTACGGGACAGAGACAGGGCACCCATTGGAAAAGAGACAGATTTACGACTCATCCTGCAAGGGGGTGTATGACAGGGCCATATTCAGCGAGTTGGAGCATGTCTGTGATGACTGCTACAACCTCTACAGAACCTCCAGAGTGGCTAGTGGCTGCAG GCAGAACTGTTTCGAGAATGATCTGTTTGAGGAGTGTGTGTTTGAGCTGATGCTGCCTGACGAAATGTTCTTGATCAGGGACGCGATCAGAGGATAA